One window of Candidatus Methylocalor cossyra genomic DNA carries:
- a CDS encoding GH1 family beta-glucosidase: protein MTDRTRFPAEFLWGAATSAYQIEGSPLADGAGVSNWHRFSHRPGTVAHGDTGDLACDHYRRWRDDLQWMRRLGLSAYRFSIAWHRLFPDGRSGPNPKGLDFYQRLVDALNQAGIEPFITLHHWDMPAALEDLGGWAHRDCPQRFADYAHCLFRALAGRVRLFATLNEPWVIVHEGYLQGGHPPGLRSPAKARLAAHHLLLGHGLAVAAFRADGQGRIGLVVNLEPKHPASDRPEDQAAASRLDAYMNRQFLDPLWFGAYPDELAEIFGPDQVEFPAADWRLIRQPVDFLGINYYSRAVVRADPAHPPFYAQALPPQGECTAMGWEVYPAGLETCLLWVKDRYPGVPLYVTENGAAFDDPPPSAGRVADPRRTDYFRTHLRALHRAMAQGAPVQGYFAWSLLDNFEWTYGYAKRFGLIHVDFATQTRTLKDSGRFYQQVIESQGAILDDPPGGG from the coding sequence ATGACCGACCGTACCCGATTTCCCGCGGAGTTTTTGTGGGGCGCCGCCACCTCCGCCTATCAGATCGAAGGCTCGCCGCTGGCCGACGGCGCCGGGGTCAGCAATTGGCACCGCTTCAGCCACCGCCCGGGGACCGTCGCCCACGGCGACACCGGCGACCTCGCCTGCGACCACTATCGCCGCTGGCGCGACGACCTGCAATGGATGCGACGGCTGGGGCTTAGTGCCTACCGCTTCAGCATCGCCTGGCATCGCCTGTTCCCGGACGGCCGTAGCGGGCCCAACCCCAAGGGTCTGGATTTCTACCAACGGCTGGTCGATGCCCTGAACCAGGCCGGGATCGAACCCTTCATCACCCTCCATCACTGGGACATGCCGGCGGCGCTGGAAGACCTCGGCGGATGGGCCCACCGGGACTGCCCGCAGCGCTTCGCCGATTATGCCCACTGCCTGTTCCGAGCCTTGGCGGGGCGGGTGCGCCTCTTCGCCACCCTCAACGAGCCCTGGGTGATCGTCCACGAAGGCTATCTCCAAGGCGGGCACCCGCCGGGCCTCCGTTCCCCCGCCAAGGCCCGGCTGGCCGCCCACCATCTGCTCCTGGGTCACGGGCTGGCGGTGGCGGCGTTCCGCGCCGACGGACAGGGGAGAATCGGCCTGGTTGTCAATCTCGAACCCAAACACCCCGCCAGCGACCGACCCGAGGACCAGGCCGCAGCGAGCCGGCTCGACGCCTACATGAATCGGCAGTTCCTCGACCCGCTATGGTTCGGCGCCTATCCCGATGAGCTGGCGGAAATCTTCGGGCCCGACCAGGTGGAGTTCCCCGCCGCTGATTGGCGCCTGATCCGCCAGCCCGTCGACTTCCTCGGCATCAACTACTATAGCCGCGCGGTGGTGCGGGCCGACCCGGCACATCCGCCCTTCTACGCCCAAGCGCTGCCCCCGCAGGGGGAGTGCACCGCCATGGGCTGGGAAGTCTACCCGGCCGGGCTGGAGACCTGCCTGCTCTGGGTCAAGGACCGCTACCCCGGCGTGCCCCTGTACGTCACCGAAAACGGAGCCGCCTTCGACGATCCTCCGCCCTCGGCCGGACGGGTGGCCGACCCGCGCCGCACCGACTACTTCCGAACCCACCTCCGCGCCCTCCACCGGGCCATGGCCCAAGGCGCCCCGGTCCAGGGGTATTTCGCCTGGTCCCTGCTGGACAACTTCGAGTGGACCTATGGCTACGCCAAGCGCTTCGGCCTGATCCACGTGGATTTCGCCACCCAGACGCGGACCCTCAAGGACAGCGGGCGGTTTTATCAACAAGTGATCGAAAGCCAGGGCGCCATCCTGGATGACCCCCCCGGGGGCGGTTAG
- a CDS encoding TPM domain-containing protein yields MPEVSPLGFLAWLTLGCLVWLAPSLRAEVPVPPLERRVTDLTGTLAPRQRAELERRLAALEAERGSQVAVLLVPTTQPETIEQYAIRVVDAWQLGRRGIDDGVLVLLAQRDRAVRIEVGRGLEGAIPDAVAKRIVEEVMIPAFRQGDFYGGLSQGIDRIAGLIRGEPLPAPTRGERRGPVSEVGFTGSVVGGILAGQVLRFLFGALVGGLLAALGAGLLALLFGLPLLMALVIGAMVLIVVLGGGGRFGPGGWYGGSGGFGRTSPDGGFSGGGGGFAGGGASGRW; encoded by the coding sequence GTGCCCGAAGTTTCGCCGCTGGGTTTCCTGGCCTGGCTGACCTTGGGATGCTTGGTCTGGCTCGCCCCGTCGCTGCGGGCCGAGGTGCCGGTACCGCCCCTAGAGCGGCGGGTCACCGACCTGACCGGCACCCTCGCCCCCAGGCAACGGGCAGAGTTGGAGCGCCGCTTGGCCGCCTTGGAGGCAGAGCGGGGCAGCCAGGTGGCGGTGCTGCTGGTCCCCACCACCCAGCCGGAGACCATCGAGCAATACGCCATCCGGGTGGTCGACGCCTGGCAGCTGGGCCGCCGCGGTATCGACGACGGGGTCCTAGTGCTCCTCGCCCAGCGGGACCGGGCGGTACGCATCGAGGTGGGGCGCGGACTCGAAGGGGCGATCCCCGATGCGGTGGCCAAGCGCATCGTGGAGGAGGTGATGATTCCGGCGTTCCGGCAGGGCGATTTCTACGGCGGTTTGTCTCAAGGTATCGACCGGATCGCCGGGCTGATCCGCGGCGAGCCCTTGCCGGCGCCGACCCGCGGCGAACGGCGGGGGCCCGTGTCCGAGGTTGGGTTCACCGGCTCGGTGGTGGGCGGCATTCTGGCGGGACAGGTGTTGCGGTTTTTGTTCGGGGCTCTGGTGGGCGGGTTGCTCGCCGCCCTGGGGGCGGGGCTGCTGGCCCTGCTGTTCGGTTTGCCGCTGCTGATGGCGCTGGTGATCGGCGCCATGGTGCTGATCGTGGTGCTGGGGGGCGGTGGCCGGTTCGGCCCGGGCGGCTGGTACGGGGGCTCCGGCGGGTTCGGAAGAACCTCCCCCGATGGCGGCTTCTCCGGCGGGGGCGGCGGATTCGCGGGCGGCGGCGCCTCGGGACGGTGGTGA
- a CDS encoding TPM domain-containing protein: MAAPLGRLLRHLCFPPWRLRRVLPRPSLEAITHAIRASEQRHGGEIHCAVEAALDWRRLLRGVSPRERALEVFSALRVWDTEANNGVLIYLLLADRDVEIVADRGIHRRVPQEEWERICRTMEAAFREGRFEAGLLAGIEAVSEHLIRHFGGQDIQGNELPDQPTIVRP, from the coding sequence ATGGCCGCGCCCCTCGGACGCCTGCTCAGACATCTATGTTTCCCGCCCTGGCGGCTGCGCCGGGTGCTGCCCCGACCTTCCCTCGAGGCCATCACCCACGCCATACGCGCCAGCGAGCAGCGCCATGGCGGCGAGATCCATTGCGCGGTGGAGGCGGCCCTGGATTGGCGCCGCCTGCTGCGCGGCGTGTCGCCCCGGGAACGGGCCCTGGAGGTGTTCTCGGCACTTAGGGTCTGGGACACCGAAGCCAACAACGGGGTACTCATCTATCTACTGCTGGCCGATCGCGACGTGGAGATCGTGGCCGACCGCGGCATCCACCGCCGGGTGCCCCAGGAGGAGTGGGAACGCATCTGCCGGACCATGGAGGCGGCTTTCCGCGAGGGCCGGTTCGAAGCCGGACTCCTAGCCGGGATCGAGGCGGTGAGCGAGCACCTGATCCGGCATTTCGGCGGCCAGGACATCCAGGGCAACGAGTTGCCCGACCAGCCCACCATCGTCCGACCGTAA
- a CDS encoding LemA family protein, whose protein sequence is MRGLIVGLLVLELTSLTGCGYNTLQRQDEQIKAAWSEVVNQYQRRADLVPNLVNVVKGYAAHEKDVLTQVTDARARVGSIQATPELLDNPQAFQQFQAAQGQLSGALSRLLAVAENYPQLKADSLFRDLQAQLEGTENRITVARNRYIQAVQDYNVTVRSFPTNLTAKLFGMEVKPNFTVENERGISTAPKVEFGTPAR, encoded by the coding sequence ATGCGCGGACTCATTGTCGGCTTGCTGGTCCTTGAGCTCACCTCGCTCACCGGCTGCGGCTACAACACCCTGCAGCGCCAGGACGAACAGATCAAGGCGGCCTGGTCGGAGGTGGTGAACCAATACCAGCGGCGGGCCGACCTGGTGCCCAACCTGGTGAACGTGGTGAAGGGGTACGCTGCCCATGAGAAGGACGTGCTGACCCAAGTCACCGACGCCCGGGCGCGGGTGGGTTCGATCCAGGCCACGCCGGAACTCCTCGACAACCCCCAAGCCTTCCAGCAATTCCAGGCGGCCCAGGGCCAGCTATCCGGCGCCCTGTCCCGGCTCCTCGCGGTGGCGGAGAACTATCCGCAGCTCAAGGCCGACAGCCTGTTCCGCGACCTGCAGGCCCAGCTGGAAGGCACCGAGAACCGCATCACGGTGGCCCGCAACCGCTACATCCAGGCGGTGCAGGACTACAACGTCACGGTCCGCTCGTTCCCGACCAATCTCACCGCCAAGCTGTTCGGCATGGAGGTGAAACCCAACTTTACCGTGGAGAACGAGCGGGGGATCTCCACCGCGCCCAAGGTGGAGTTCGGCACCCCGGCCCGCTAG